DNA sequence from the Leptospira limi genome:
CTTTCCATTCCCCCTCTTCTATCGAGAGAACAGATGAACTTTCGACATCGAGCCCAAGAGTGTTTCTCGAATATTCCACTTCTTTTGGAGAGAGTTCGAGGCCCTTCGTTTGGTAACCGGCAATCCTTGCTTCGTCTAAAAAAAATCCAGCAGCCGAACCAATCTCGAGTAGTGTTTGGTTTAAGAAGGGAGAACTCTTCTTGGAATCAACTTTTTCTACTTTAGGGACAGGAGCAAACTTTGACAAGTTTGCGAGCCTGCGTTTTGCCATAGCACGAAGATTGGGTTCATCTTCGTAATAGGACTTTTTGTATTGGGACTTGTATTCTTCCATAAAATAACTGTCCCCGTATTCTCTTTGTTTTGCGGGAAGAAATCGCAGAACGCCCGTATGCCGGCAGATTTCGTAATATTCCGGGAATTTAGGATGAGGGATAAAATCAAACAAACTCAATAAAAAGTTCTCTTTTTGGATTCTAAAGATTTTTCATACTGAGCTCGAGCGGCTCGTTTGTTTTCATAGGCTTCTGACAAACTGGGATTTAGATCAATGGCCGTTTGGAAACTGGAAAGTGCTCGTTTGAATTCCCCGTTTTTAAAATAACAAACACCCAAATAATTATGTGCTTTGGAGGAAATGGTAGGTGTCACATCCGAGCGTGTAATGACAGTTAACTCTTCAATTGCTTTTTCTCTGTCCACAAGGGAACCCGAATCGATGAGGATTTTGGCGAGTACTAACCTTGATTCCATATCCTCTGGATCAATGTGAGTGGCACGAAAGGCTTCTTCTTTTGCTTTTCGTGATAACCCTGAGTTTCCACTACTCGCATAACTTAAGGCAAGTTTTCTATGAGCGAGTTTGATTTCTTTTGGGTCTTTGGCATTTTCCAACACATACACTAACATCTTCTCGGCAGCAGGGTAATTTTTGGTTTGGATGTAAACATCTGCCAGTTTCAGTCTTGCTTCATAGAGTTCGGGTTTCCATGCAATGGCTTCTTCGTATTCGGAAATGGCTTCGTTATAAAAACGGTTTTCTAAATAATAATCGGCGATGGCAAGTCTTGACGGAACATGATTCGGATCCAGGGCTTGGGACTTTCGTAAGGACTCGATTGCCATCGTTGGTTTTCCCGCGTGTAAATAGGAAAGACCCAAATTGTAATAGGCTGATTGGTTTTTGGGATTTAAAGCAAGGGCTCCTTCAAAGGCCGCTATACTTTCCGAGTACCGTTCCATTTCATCCAAGATGATCCCTAAATTCACATAGGCTGTTTCTGAATACGTATCCCCAGGGGTAAGGCGGATGATCCTACGAAATAAACTCTCCGCTTCCACAAGTTCCCCTTTTTTATAATAAAGCTCAGCAAGAGCAAAAAGGGAATCCACATCCGAAGGTTTTAAGAGTAACGCTTTTTTTAAAGCAGTGATTGCCATATTGGTTTGTCCCATGGACAAAAACGCATCAGCGATGTAACGATACACCTCTGGTTCGTTTGCATTCGAATCGAGTGCCTTTTGGAAGTATTTGGCCGCCTCTTCTGGGACTTTTTTCTTCAAATACACCAAACCTAAGTTATAGTAAGCTTTGGCATCTCCCGTTTTCAGGCGAATCACTTCTCGGAAGTAATACTCCGCACGGTCATAGTCTTCTCTTTGGTAAAAGATAGTTCCCAAGTGGCCATAAGACAAAACAGCAGTTTGGGAATTCGGTGCCGTTTGTACCACTTTTTGGAACTCGGAGATAGCTTCGGCCATATTCCCTTGTTTTAGATAACTGATCGCAAGGTTATAGGTAAGTGTGACATCACTTGGAGCAAGGGCTTGTCCTTCTTTATAAGCTTCAATGGCACTTGTCGGGTCCCCAATTTCTTGGAACAGGTTTCCTTGTAAGAGGGCCACACGGTAGTCGTTAGGTGCAATTTCTTTGGCACGCTGGGCGGCACGCCTTGCTTCTTCAAATTTCCCTGCGTGTTTGAAAGCGAGGGACAAATTATAAAAGGCAAAATAGTTTTTGGAATCGTATTGGATGGCTTTTTCCAATCGTTCGATGGCATTGATGTAACGCCCTGCTTCATCATACATCACCCCAAGCACAGTCAGGGCAATGGATTTGTCTTCGTCACTGCCAGGGGAATTGAGAAACTCTTCACAAACCGTGCCCACTCGGTTCACATAACGGTTGTGATAGGCATTGAGACAGGCTGCAAGTTTCGGATTCACCGAATCATCTGGCAGATACGGTTTATCGACAAGAAGGCTCAGTGCTTTTTTGTCTGTGGGAAGGTCTTTCAGGACTTTGGCAATTTCTTCAGGATTTTGTTTTTTTTGTAAATACCACCAGTAAGCGGCGGTTAAAAACCCAAGGATCAATAAAACAAGAAACGACCAAAACAAAAACGATAAAACTGGTCGCCTTACCGTTGTTTCTGATTCATACGTCGTTTCTTTTTCTTTTCCCAGGTTCCTTAAGTATGGATCTTCCTGGTAATAACTTGGCTTGGAGGTTTGTTCCTCAATGCGAAAGCGGTTTTTTTGGATAGGATCCATTTCTTTTGTTAGTGGGACTCTTTTGTTAAGATCTCCTTCTTATAGAAGGCATCGAGTAGTCCGTTGATGAATTGTGCAGATTCGTCTGTTTCAAATTCCTTTGTGAGTTCCACCGCTTCATTGATGACAACGGGAGCAGCAAGGAAAGGTTCCTTTTGCAAACTTAGGATTGATAAACGCAAAATACAACGATTGACAACGGAAATACGCGAAAGTTCCCAATTCTCCGAATACTTCTTAATAAGAGTATCGATCGCTTTTCGATTTTCGACCACTCCTTTCACAAGAAAGACAGCATAATCCTTTTCTTCTCGGGTGATTTTTTTGTCGTACCAATCAAATTTCATGGCACGATCGGGGTCTGTTCCCACTAAATCAATTTGGTAGAGGCACATGAGGGCAAGGCTACGCCCACGGTGTCTAGAACTCATCCGATCTCTTTGAAAAGATTTGCCATTTCTATGGCTGTAGTTGCTGCTTCGTATCCTTTGTTTCCCGCTTTGGTCCCTGCTCGTTCAATCGCTTGTTCGATGGATTCTGTGGTGATGACACCAAAGATCACAGGAACGGATCCATCTGCTACGGATCCTACTTTTGCTGCTTCCCCAGAGACTAAGTCATAGTGAGAGGTAGCTCCACGGATCACAGCACCGAGGCAAACGATGGCAGAGAATTGGTACTTTTTAGATTGTAAGACTCGTTTGACAGTTTGCGGGAGCTCAAATGCTCCTGGAACATAGATGACGGTCACATCAGAGTCTGCTACTCCATGTTGTCTGTAAGCGTCTTTTGCCCCTTTTAAGAGGGACTCGGTAATGAATTCATTGAACTTTGAAACAATGACACAATGTTTTTGTCCGTTTCCGATTCGTGTGCCTTCCAATAAAGCTGTCATGTATCCAAGTTCCTAAAGAGGGGTTATTTCGCAAGACGAATGACGAGGGTAATTTTGCCATCCGGATTTTCCACGACTTCAAAACCATCTCGTTCCAGTGCCTTTTTGGCTCGGTAAATGGCCAAATTCACAACATTGGTTTTGTCTTCCGTTTGTTTTTGTGGTTCCCGTTTCATAGGCCCCCCTCTTACTCTTTAAGTTCGGAGTCGGTCATAGTGAATCTTAAATACCAATGACTTTACAAGCGAGAATTGTTTTCCTCTTATGTCATATAGGATGAAAATGAAGAAAAAGAAATCTGTTAAGAAGGCCAAAAAGAGAAAACCGGTTGTGTACACCGAAAAGGATTTTATCGTAAAACCGTCTTCTGTTCCCAATATTGGTATGGGACTTTTCACCAAACAAACATTATATAAGGGTGATACCGTTGGTTATTACATGGGTAAAATCATTACCGATGAACAAGCGGAATCGAATAAATATGTAGATTCAAAATACCTACTTTGGATCTGTAAGGATTGGTGGATTTACGGGGAAGGACGTGAGTCAAATTACACTCGTTATATCAACCACTCTTCCAAACCCAATGCTGAACTCATCACGTCTGTTCGTTGGAAAACTGCAAGGTTCAAGGTCTTAAAAACCATCAAAGAAGGCGAAGAGATCTTTTTTGATTATGGAAAGGATTATTGGGATAATGTAGATTTCAAACCGAAGTGATTCGGTGTTTCGCTTGTGAACAAAAACGAAAACCCGCAAAAACAGTTTTTATTTTGCGGGTGAATCTAAGATCGATTTTGTATTATAATATGCCTTGGCCAAATCCAGAAGGTTTTCGTGTCACCTGGGTTTTATCAGCTCGTTCCAGAGTTTCCACATACCGAATGACCGAATCATCCATACGGAAAACTCCTTCCTGGGTTTCGCGGTGGTTCCATTGGCAGAACACAACATTTGCCAATACGAACAATGCGATGAGAACTAAGGGAAAACGGTAAAAATTCGTCATACATACCCTCCGATCTCTTCCAGTTTCCAAAACCTAGTTTCTCTAGGCAATTTCTTTTAGAATGATTCTAGCGAAAATCTTCGGGTCTGATGTCCGGGAAGGCGTTATTTTCGGCTTCGGCTGCCTCCAAAATGGTCAGGTCAATGGGACCTGTGAGCATGGCCTCGAGAGTGAGAAACAAATTGGTATGCACATTGGTACGACGAACCGCATACTCCACCATGGTTCCCGTTTTCATAATAAAGGCCCAGTCACTACTTTGTAAGAGGAGGAGTTCCCTTCCCATTTGTTTTAGGATGCGGATTTGTG
Encoded proteins:
- a CDS encoding SET domain-containing protein, which translates into the protein MKMKKKKSVKKAKKRKPVVYTEKDFIVKPSSVPNIGMGLFTKQTLYKGDTVGYYMGKIITDEQAESNKYVDSKYLLWICKDWWIYGEGRESNYTRYINHSSKPNAELITSVRWKTARFKVLKTIKEGEEIFFDYGKDYWDNVDFKPK
- a CDS encoding tetratricopeptide repeat protein translates to MDPIQKNRFRIEEQTSKPSYYQEDPYLRNLGKEKETTYESETTVRRPVLSFLFWSFLVLLILGFLTAAYWWYLQKKQNPEEIAKVLKDLPTDKKALSLLVDKPYLPDDSVNPKLAACLNAYHNRYVNRVGTVCEEFLNSPGSDEDKSIALTVLGVMYDEAGRYINAIERLEKAIQYDSKNYFAFYNLSLAFKHAGKFEEARRAAQRAKEIAPNDYRVALLQGNLFQEIGDPTSAIEAYKEGQALAPSDVTLTYNLAISYLKQGNMAEAISEFQKVVQTAPNSQTAVLSYGHLGTIFYQREDYDRAEYYFREVIRLKTGDAKAYYNLGLVYLKKKVPEEAAKYFQKALDSNANEPEVYRYIADAFLSMGQTNMAITALKKALLLKPSDVDSLFALAELYYKKGELVEAESLFRRIIRLTPGDTYSETAYVNLGIILDEMERYSESIAAFEGALALNPKNQSAYYNLGLSYLHAGKPTMAIESLRKSQALDPNHVPSRLAIADYYLENRFYNEAISEYEEAIAWKPELYEARLKLADVYIQTKNYPAAEKMLVYVLENAKDPKEIKLAHRKLALSYASSGNSGLSRKAKEEAFRATHIDPEDMESRLVLAKILIDSGSLVDREKAIEELTVITRSDVTPTISSKAHNYLGVCYFKNGEFKRALSSFQTAIDLNPSLSEAYENKRAARAQYEKSLESKKRTFY
- a CDS encoding class I SAM-dependent methyltransferase — its product is MSLFDFIPHPKFPEYYEICRHTGVLRFLPAKQREYGDSYFMEEYKSQYKKSYYEDEPNLRAMAKRRLANLSKFAPVPKVEKVDSKKSSPFLNQTLLEIGSAAGFFLDEARIAGYQTKGLELSPKEVEYSRNTLGLDVESSSVLSIEEGEWKESFSVVSAFFVIEHIDDIEGIWKRLQTWLKPGGFLYLAVPSSFGPSFQTNPKEWFRTHPSDHFFDYSVHSLKKLLSILGFEVNYVRPMSYHSYRDLGLRGKLPEWLYRLYANQFAYGDTIELIARKRTH
- the nusB gene encoding transcription antitermination factor NusB: MSSRHRGRSLALMCLYQIDLVGTDPDRAMKFDWYDKKITREEKDYAVFLVKGVVENRKAIDTLIKKYSENWELSRISVVNRCILRLSILSLQKEPFLAAPVVINEAVELTKEFETDESAQFINGLLDAFYKKEILTKESH
- the ribH gene encoding 6,7-dimethyl-8-ribityllumazine synthase; this encodes MTALLEGTRIGNGQKHCVIVSKFNEFITESLLKGAKDAYRQHGVADSDVTVIYVPGAFELPQTVKRVLQSKKYQFSAIVCLGAVIRGATSHYDLVSGEAAKVGSVADGSVPVIFGVITTESIEQAIERAGTKAGNKGYEAATTAIEMANLFKEIG